The following nucleotide sequence is from uncultured Roseateles sp..
TTTTCCGGATTCGACGACGCGCCTTCGTGGCGAGGTCAATGGGCGCGGGGCGGCTACGGAGAAATGGAAACCTTGAACAAGGATGAAACCCTTCGATTCAAGCCCTTGCTCGGGGCCGCTCTGCGCGTGAACCTGAAGAAGGGCAGCAATATGGGGGTGGACCTGCGCATCAACCTGAAGGACCATGGCGGCGAGCCGGATGAGCTGTTCTTCCGCTACTACCTGCGACTGGCCGACGACTGGGAGCCTTCCGTTGATGGCGGCAAGCTTCCTGGTCTGGCCGGCACCTATGGCCGCGCGGGCTGGGGAGGGCGTCAATCCGACGGTAGCAATGGCTGGTCGATGCGGGGCGCATTTTTCAAGGCGTTTCCAGCCGACCACCCCTTGGCTGGGTTGACCCAACTGGCGACCTATGCCTACCACGCCAACATGAAGTCGATCAACGGAGACCATTGGCTGTGGTCCGGGGCGCTGTTGCAGCGCAATCGCTGGTACTGCATTGAGCAGCAGATTCAACTCAACCACCCGGAGAGTCCGGACGGCCGCATGCGCGCCTGGGTCGACGGACGGCTTGTGCTCGACAAGGACAAACTGCGCTTTCGTTCCGTCGGCAATCTGCACATAGAAAGCGCCTGGCTCAATGTGTTCCATGGGGGGACGGCGGTATCTCCTCACGATCAACACCTCTATATCGACAATGTGGTGCTTGCGCGCCGCTATATTGGGCCTTTGGGTCATGCTCAGTCCGGCACAATCCATAACGGCTCCGTGCAATGACCGCCGTCAGCGTGATGGCGTCTGGCGGCGCACCGACTTGCAGTCTTGCCCTGCCAACGAATCAGCACAGCCTGTCCTATTCACGATGCCCGCGATTTCCCATCCGATCCCCACCGTTCGCGATCTGTTCTGGCCCAGGCCAGTGGCATCGACCCGGGCACTGATGGCGACACCCGGACTGGAGCTGACCTACCAGGCGCGTGGTGCCTTGCTGCGGGCCTGTCGGGAAATCGCCGAGACGACCTCGCATCGCGACATCCTGCTGCCCGCTTTCCATTGCCCCTCGGGCATCTCGCCGGCGCTGATGGCCGGTCTGAATCCGGTGTTCTATCGGATCCGCCGTGACCTGAGCATCGACTATGAAGATTTGCTCGGCAAGGCCAGCGGCAACACCTGTGCCGTGCTGGTCATACATTTTTTCGGTATTGCCGCCGATTTGAAGCCGCTGGCGGGCTTGCGCGAGCGGGGCGTGAGCCTGATCGAAGACTGGTCGCATTCGTTCGTGCAAGGTGAATCGCCGGTGCTGGCCGGCAGCGCGGACAGCGACTACCGGATCTACAGTTTCTGGAAATTGGTGCCTTCCGGCGTGGGCGGGGGGCTGATGCGAGGCGAGGCCCGGCGCGCCGCTTCGCTCAAGCCCCTGAGCTTGGCGCCGCTCCGCAAGCGCATCGTTAATCTCAAGCAACTCCTGGAAGAGGCGCTGGAGCACGGGCCGCGGGGCCTCGCGCGCTCGGTGTTCGGCGCAGTCGAGGCCCTGCGTCTGGCACTGAAGCCCAAACCTGCGAAGCTGCCGGCCATCAAACCCGCTTCGACGCAAATTCCGGGCGAGGCCCGGTATCCCGTCGATCCTCTCCTGGCCGACAGCGCCATGCCGCCCCTGGCCCGAAACCTGATCGAGGCCTACGATCTCGCTGCCGTGGCTCAGCGCCGACGCAGCAATTTCCGCCGCTACGCGCAGTCGCTGCCATGCCGCGGGCCGCTGAGGCTTTTGTACGCTGACCTGCCCGACAACACCTGTCCCTGGGTGTTTCCTGTGCTGCTGGACGGACGCGATTCAATCGACCACCGCTGGCGCGACCAGGGCGTGGCGCTGCATACCTTCGGCATCTATTTGCACTCCATCCTGTTCGAGCACGCGGACCAGCAAGCGATCGATGACGCGCTCTACCTGGCCGATCATCTGCTTTGCCTGGCTGTGCACCAGGACATCTCTGACACCGATATCGAGCGCAGCGCCGATATCATCCGATCCAGCCTTGCGGAGTTGATCTGAGATATGAGCATCGACGTCAAGGTCGTTTCGACGCTTCAATCCTTCCAGGCTTTGCGCGAGCCCTGGAATGCCTTGGTCAGCGACAGAAAAGAAAATCTCCTGGGCCTGGATGCCACCTCGACCTTCGAGTGGTTCGAGGCAACTCTTGCCGCTTTTGATCAGGCGGCCGACACGCGGGTGCTTGTGCTGTCCAGCGGCGGCGAGTTGATGGGCTTGATGCCGGTTTTTTCCGACACTCCTCAGAAGCGCTGGCCCCAGCTGAAAGCGCCGACCGACCTGTATGGCGGTCGGGTAGGCTTGCTACTCAGGCGCTTCAGTCCCGACCTGGTATCGGCCTTGATCGAGGGGCTGGATCTCGCTTACCGTGATTGGAGCAGTTTCCAGATCACGCTCGTGGTGGGTAGCGAGAGCGCCCTGGCGATCGAACAGCAGTGCCAGACCGGGGGCTTCAATCTTGCCAAATGGGACCAGCGCGAATCCCCCTACTTTCCCTTGTTGAGCGGTGCCGAGGCGTTTCAGGCCGGCATCAGCAAGGGTCTGCGCCAGTTGCTGCGGACCTCGACCAACAAGTTCAAGGCACTGGGCGAACTGAAGCATTTGCAGTTGACGAAGGAGGCGCAGGCAACGGAGTTGCTGGACATCGTGCTCGACATCGAACGCAAGTCATGGAAGCACGAGGCCGGATCGGCCATCACCAACAACTTGCAGCAGGAGC
It contains:
- a CDS encoding DegT/DnrJ/EryC1/StrS family aminotransferase, yielding MPAISHPIPTVRDLFWPRPVASTRALMATPGLELTYQARGALLRACREIAETTSHRDILLPAFHCPSGISPALMAGLNPVFYRIRRDLSIDYEDLLGKASGNTCAVLVIHFFGIAADLKPLAGLRERGVSLIEDWSHSFVQGESPVLAGSADSDYRIYSFWKLVPSGVGGGLMRGEARRAASLKPLSLAPLRKRIVNLKQLLEEALEHGPRGLARSVFGAVEALRLALKPKPAKLPAIKPASTQIPGEARYPVDPLLADSAMPPLARNLIEAYDLAAVAQRRRSNFRRYAQSLPCRGPLRLLYADLPDNTCPWVFPVLLDGRDSIDHRWRDQGVALHTFGIYLHSILFEHADQQAIDDALYLADHLLCLAVHQDISDTDIERSADIIRSSLAELI
- a CDS encoding GNAT family N-acetyltransferase, whose amino-acid sequence is MSIDVKVVSTLQSFQALREPWNALVSDRKENLLGLDATSTFEWFEATLAAFDQAADTRVLVLSSGGELMGLMPVFSDTPQKRWPQLKAPTDLYGGRVGLLLRRFSPDLVSALIEGLDLAYRDWSSFQITLVVGSESALAIEQQCQTGGFNLAKWDQRESPYFPLLSGAEAFQAGISKGLRQLLRTSTNKFKALGELKHLQLTKEAQATELLDIVLDIERKSWKHEAGSAITNNLQQERFYRELFPRAMRSGLLLGQILSLNDSPIAYNFGLQRDGVFSCLKHSHVQSMDKLSPSYLLNLALIDHLRASGVHTYDFMGLPDPHKLRWSNASSTYSRYNARIFNRNLAGRLAFHGYKIKHKLASTVLRPKSKQQAEARAEAE
- a CDS encoding polysaccharide lyase; this encodes MKKRFLFSLLAVSVSFASAQGGEEQIAELKGLSERRLLYEGEGGVNCEFFMNDILPWERRAGDWRDAHGKRFGDKPFAEATPGPAGGMWDVTALVRSWQVARARHGQLFMRTTAGTGFALFHSRQAANVADRPLLALEYTDGHRDLLHPAADTHTDCSTYKSIGLAPTLVASDQNNVLLQFELPVASHSRTLVQARLVLTGAGIRGAPIRLGVFETAVPGFSSTTSPAKGLAADFEADQGLERHPEVVFFSGFDDAPSWRGQWARGGYGEMETLNKDETLRFKPLLGAALRVNLKKGSNMGVDLRINLKDHGGEPDELFFRYYLRLADDWEPSVDGGKLPGLAGTYGRAGWGGRQSDGSNGWSMRGAFFKAFPADHPLAGLTQLATYAYHANMKSINGDHWLWSGALLQRNRWYCIEQQIQLNHPESPDGRMRAWVDGRLVLDKDKLRFRSVGNLHIESAWLNVFHGGTAVSPHDQHLYIDNVVLARRYIGPLGHAQSGTIHNGSVQ